The Erigeron canadensis isolate Cc75 chromosome 4, C_canadensis_v1, whole genome shotgun sequence genome window below encodes:
- the LOC122596166 gene encoding sm-like protein LSM7: MSGRKETVLDLAKFVDKGVQVKLTGGRQVSGTLKGYDQLLNLVLDEAVEFIRDADDPLKTTDQTRSLGLIVCRGTAVMLVSPTDGTEEIANPFVQSDGA; this comes from the exons ATG tcaGGCAGGAAGGAAACAGTTTTGGATTTAGCCAAGTTTGTTGACAAGGGTGTCCAAGTCAAGCTCACCGGGGGAAGACAAG TGTCAGGGACGCTTAAAGGATATGATCAGTTGCTGAACCTTGTTCTAGATGAAGCTGTTGAGTTTATTAGAG ATGCTGATGATCCACTAAAGACTACTGATCAAACTCGAAGTCTTGGCTTAATA GTTTGTAGGGGTACTGCCGTAATGCTTGTTTCACCCACTGATGGTACAGAGGAGATTGCTAATCCATTTGTCCAGTCAGATGGAGCTTAA
- the LOC122597165 gene encoding F-box/kelch-repeat protein At3g23880-like — MGRNKRVKIRNSKKSNFEKNRSNATLFSVTELSKEGKRSRVENGNHRWLFADEITQNNNRIMQSIPVVVPLDIQIEIIQRLPIKSLMKFMSVSKQWKSIIQSSQFIADYNAHIQPHRHLFTCYSLPHYIDIFNSDNNSFLQRLVPPLPSRRYYYIGYSHGLFGFHHALDNVLYLWNPSLRKSVFISVPSELSAVDLFGFKEFCYNDNNNNNNNVTEPTIFRITYGPRLQVVIERFIYWVASNYTPEGKFLNHLIVSCDITSEQFSELCLPPCLATLSRMLELFELRRSLVVVERENLFKKQEIGVWMMMDQPGGVQNSFTKLYTVRMPYIPGIDRPRVLGFRKDGQLVLEEKDGQLVLEENDSRGGKTLLSYEPDLERFNELKNTTGNRCYTRLIDSYTETLLLLDHPDCISCL; from the exons ATGGGTCGGAATAAGCGAGTGAAAATAAGAAATTCAAAGAAGTcgaattttgaaaaaaatcgaTCAAACGCTACTCTTTTTTCCGTCACAGAATTGTCGAAAGAGGGAAAAAGATCCCGTGTCGAGAATGGAAATCACAGGTGGCTATTTGCGGATGAAATAACACAAAATAACAATCGTATAATGCAATCAATACCAGTAGTAGTACCATTGGATATACAGATTGAAATAATTCAAAGGCTTCCCATAAAATCACTAATGAAATTCATGTCAGTTTCAAAACAATGGAAATCTATCATCCAATCCTCCCAATTCATCGCTGATTACAACGCCCACATTCAGCCTCATCGTCACTTGTTTACGTGTTATTCTCTCCCTCattatatagatattttcaATTCTGATAATAATAGCTTTCTCCAACGCCTTGTTCCTCCCTTGCCAAGCCGTCGTTACTATTATATAGGTTACTCGCACGGCTTGTTTGGATTTCACCATGCTTTGGATAACGTGTTGTATCTTTGGAATCCATCACTTCGGAAATCCGTCTTTATATCTGTCCCTAGTGAACTCAGTGCAGTTGATCTTTTTGGTTTCAAGGAGTTTtgttataatgataataataataataataataatgtgacCGAGCCTACCATATTCCGGATTACTTATGGACCCCGGCTGCAG GTAGTGATAGAGAGGTTTATTTATTGGGTCGCTTCTAATTACACTCCTGAGGGAAAGTTTTTGAATCATTTGATTGTGTCATGTGATATTACTAGTGAACAATTTTCAGAATTATGCCTCCCACCTTGTTTAGCAACTTTGTCGCGTATGTTGGAATTGTTTGAGCTTAGGAGGTCTCTTGTTGTGGTTGAAAGagaaaatttattcaaaaaacaagaaattggtGTGTGGATGATGATGGATCAGCCGGGTGGAGTTCAAAACTCGTTCACAAAGCTATATACAGTCAGAATGCCGTATATACCAGGTATCGATAGACCAAGGGTACTTGGTTTTAGGAAAGATGGCCAACTTGTGCTTGAAGAGAAAGATGGCCAACTTGTGCTTGAAGAGAATGACTCACGTGGCGGTAAAACGCTTCTTTCTTATGAACCTGACTTGGAACGTTTCAATGAGTTAAAGAATACTACTGGAAACAGGTGTTATACACGGCTTATAGATTCATACACTGAAACGTTACTGTTGCTTGACCACCCAGATTGTATAAGTTGTTTATGA